One Ferribacterium limneticum genomic window, CGGTTATCTTCATATCGGTGGCGCCCGCACCGCACTGTTTTCTTGGGCCTATGCCCGACGCCATGGCGGGACTTTCATCCTGCGCATCGAGGACACCGATGTTGCCCGTTCGACGCCGGAAGCCGTCCAGGCCATTCTCGACGGTATGCAGTGGCTGGGTCTGGAGCACGATGAAGGTCCGTTCTACCAGATGCAGCGGATGGAGCGTTACAAGGAAGTGATCCAGCAGATGCTGGCCAACGGCAGCGCCTATTACTGCTACACCAGCCGCGAAGAACTCGATGCCCTGCGCGCCGAGCAGGAAGCGAAGAAAGAAAAGCCGCGCTACGACGGCCGCTGGCGCCCTGAAGCAGGCAAGACGTTGCCTGCAGCACCGGCCGACATCCCGCCAGTCGTTCGCTTCAAGAATCCGCAGGGCGGCGTCGTCGCCTGGGATGACCAGGTCAAGGGTCGCATCGAATTTGCCAACACCGAACTGGATGACCTGATCATCGCCCGCGCCGACGGCACGCCGACCTACAATTTCTGCGTCTGCGTCGACGACTGGGACATGGGCATCACCCACGTCATCCGTGGCGACGACCACGTCAACAACACGCCACGCCAGATCAACATCCTCGCCGCTTTAGGCGCCGAAGTGCCGACCTACGCCCACCTGTCGATGATCCTCGGTGACGATGGTGCCAAGCTGTCGAAGCGCCATGGCGCGGTTTCAGTCATGCAGTATGACGAAGACGGCTTCCTGCCCGAGGCCGTGATCAACTACCTCGCCCGCCTCGGCTGGTCGCACGGCGATGAAGAAGTGTTCTCGCGCCAGCAGTTCGTCGAATGGTTCGATCTCGACCACATCACCGCCTCAGCCGCCCAGTTCAACACCGAGAAGTTGTTGTGGCTGAACCAGCACTACATGAAGCTGACACCTCCGGCCGAACTCACCGCACGGATCAAGGCCATTCTGACTGCACGCGGCGTCGACACCAGCGCCGGCCCTGATCTGGAAAAAGCAGTCGTTTTATATGTCGACCGCAGCAATACGTTAAATGTGCTGGCCGATGCCGTCGAGGTGTTCTACACCAAGGCCGAAGCCAATCCGGAATTGCTCGCCCAGCACCTCTCAGCAGAAGCCCTTCCGGCCCTGGCAGATTTTGTTTCCGGCCTCGCCACCGTCGCCTGGGAAACACCGGCGATCAATGCGCTGGTCAAGGAAGTCATTGGCAAGCACGGCTTGAAAATGCCCAAGCTGGCCATGCCGCTGCGCATCATCCTGACCGGAACGGCGCAGGCGCCCTCGGTTGACGCTCTGGTCGAGATGATCGGTCGCGACCACGTTGTCGTGGCTCTGTCGAAACATCTCTGAAAAATCGCGAAAGGCCCTTTACAAGGACCAAGCAGGTCCCTATAATGCGGCCTTCTTTCGCGGCGGGGGTATAGCTCAGCTGGGAGAGCGCTTGCATGGCATGCAAGAGGTCCGCGGTTCGATCCCGCGTACCTCCACCAAAAGTGCGAAAGAAAACAGTCCGGGTCCCCATCGTCTAGAGGCCTAGGACACCGCCCTTTCACGGCGGTAACCGGGGTTCGAATCCCCGTGGGGACGCCAAGGTTTTGGTAGTAAATGGAGTGGTAGTTCAGTTGGTTAGAATACCGGCCTGTCACGCCGGGGGTCGCGGGTTCGAGTCCCGTCCACTCCGCCAACGTTTAAGAAAACCGGACCCGTCCGGTTTTTTTTCGGGTAGGAGGCAAATGCCTCGTATCCAGATAGTTCGGCTGTCTCTCGAATGTGGGGGTATAGCTCAGCTGGGAGAGCGCTTGCATGGCATGCAAGAGGTCCGCGGTTCGATCCCGCGTACCTCCACCAAGCGCCGAACTAGGCAGTACTGAAAGTCCGGGTCCCCATCGTCTAGAGGCCTAGGACACCGCCCTTTCACGGCGGTAACCGGGGTTCGAATCCCCGTGGGGACGCCAAGGTTTTAGCGCGGAGTGGTAGTTCAGTTGGTTAGAATACCGGCCTGTCACGCCGGGGGTCGCGGGTTCGAGTCCCGTCCACTCCGCCAACTACTTGAAGACCAGCCCAGGCTGGTCTTTTTAGTTCACCTGCGAAAAATGGACTTTCCTCACCGGGGTATAATCGCCGGCTTAGTCGATTCGTCAGTGCCAGGAGCCCAATTCATGCAGCATCGCAGCGTCCTGTCGCCTGTCCGCCAAATCATTGCCGCAATTCTTGGCGCAGCTTTATTGACGCTTTCCACTCCTTCGCTGGCCGACGAGGTGGACGGAACGAGCTTCCCGTCGCTGAACATGCCATCGCTGGCCGAACCGGGTCTGCTTGCCGACGACGTGCTGACCGTCCACGAAATGCACTCGACGCCACAGTTGCCGGCCACCATCGACCTTACGCTGCATTCGACCAACCTGTGGGAGCGCATCCGCAACGGATTCGCGATGACCGACCTCAACGACGACCTGGTCCTGCACTACCAGCAGTGGTACCAGAACCGTCCCGACGCACTGCGCCGCATGCTTGCGCGCAGCAGGCCCTATCTGCATCACATCGTTGAAGAGCTTGAGGCTCGCGGCATGCCAACCGAACTGGCGCTGTTGCCTATGGTCGAGAGTTCGTTCAACCCGAACGCCTACTCACCGGCGCACGCCGCCGGCCTGTGGCAGTTCATCCCGGCCACCGGCAAGCGCTTCAATCTCGAACAGAACTGGTGGCGCGACGAGCGGCGCGACGTCGTGTCATCGACCAATGCAGCACTCGATTATCTACAGGCCATCTATGAAATGCATGGCGACTGGCATCTGGCGCTGGCCTCGTACAACTGGGGCGAGGGCGCGGTCAAGCGGGCCATTGGCAAGAACGAGTCGCGCGGCCTGCCGACCGACTACCCGAATCTGACCATGCCGAACGAAACCCGGCATTACGTCCCCAAGCTGCAGGCGCTCAAGAACATTCTCGGCAACCCGGCGCTGGTCGCCCACCTTGATTTGCCGATGATCCCCAACGAACCCTATTTCGCGACGCTGGAAACGCGGCGCCCGATGGACGTCAAGACAGCTGCCCGCATGGCCAACATGACAATCGAGGAATTCCAGCGCCTCAACCCCTCACATAACCGCCCGGTCATCAAGGCTTCCACCCCCATCGTGATTCCGACCGACAAACTCGATGCGTTCCGCAGCAACCTGCAGAATGCCGAGGCACCGCTGACGCAATGGCAAGCCTACACCCTGACCGCACCGGAACGACTGGACCGCATCGCCGCCAATTTCGACACAACGCCCGGCGAACTGGCCCGGGCCAACGGTCTTTCGGAAAGGGTCCGCCT contains:
- the gltX gene encoding glutamate--tRNA ligase, with the protein product MKPVRTRFAPSPTGYLHIGGARTALFSWAYARRHGGTFILRIEDTDVARSTPEAVQAILDGMQWLGLEHDEGPFYQMQRMERYKEVIQQMLANGSAYYCYTSREELDALRAEQEAKKEKPRYDGRWRPEAGKTLPAAPADIPPVVRFKNPQGGVVAWDDQVKGRIEFANTELDDLIIARADGTPTYNFCVCVDDWDMGITHVIRGDDHVNNTPRQINILAALGAEVPTYAHLSMILGDDGAKLSKRHGAVSVMQYDEDGFLPEAVINYLARLGWSHGDEEVFSRQQFVEWFDLDHITASAAQFNTEKLLWLNQHYMKLTPPAELTARIKAILTARGVDTSAGPDLEKAVVLYVDRSNTLNVLADAVEVFYTKAEANPELLAQHLSAEALPALADFVSGLATVAWETPAINALVKEVIGKHGLKMPKLAMPLRIILTGTAQAPSVDALVEMIGRDHVVVALSKHL
- a CDS encoding transglycosylase SLT domain-containing protein; translated protein: MQHRSVLSPVRQIIAAILGAALLTLSTPSLADEVDGTSFPSLNMPSLAEPGLLADDVLTVHEMHSTPQLPATIDLTLHSTNLWERIRNGFAMTDLNDDLVLHYQQWYQNRPDALRRMLARSRPYLHHIVEELEARGMPTELALLPMVESSFNPNAYSPAHAAGLWQFIPATGKRFNLEQNWWRDERRDVVSSTNAALDYLQAIYEMHGDWHLALASYNWGEGAVKRAIGKNESRGLPTDYPNLTMPNETRHYVPKLQALKNILGNPALVAHLDLPMIPNEPYFATLETRRPMDVKTAARMANMTIEEFQRLNPSHNRPVIKASTPIVIPTDKLDAFRSNLQNAEAPLTQWQAYTLTAPERLDRIAANFDTTPGELARANGLSERVRLGAGSTLLVPGSGSSASLNAMLNTSAPQHIIEPEPSARCGKTGKGKRAAKKCGKAEPDGNKLGAKQGKAGKSTAKAAGNSKPKAGAAKSAKASATKPAKGKRR